One genomic window of Capricornis sumatraensis isolate serow.1 chromosome 15, serow.2, whole genome shotgun sequence includes the following:
- the BLCAP gene encoding apoptosis inducing factor BLCAP, with product MYCLQWLLPVLLIPKPLNPALWFSHSMFMGFYLLSFLLERKPCTICALVFLAALFLICYSCWGNCFLYHCSDSPLPESAHDPGVVGT from the coding sequence ATGTATTGCCTCCAGTGGCTGCTGCCCGTCCTCCTCATCCCCAAGCCCCTCAACCCCGCCCTGTGGTTCAGCCACTCCATGTTCATGGGCTTCTACCTGCTCAGCTTCCTCCTGGAGCGGAAGCCTTGCACAATTTGTGCCTTGGTTTTCCTGGCAGCCTTGTTCCTCATCTGCTATAGCTGCTGGGGAAACTGTTTCCTGTACCACTGCTCCGATTCCCCGCTTCCAGAATCGGCGCACGACCCCGGCGTCGTGGGCACCTAA